One stretch of Pradoshia sp. D12 DNA includes these proteins:
- a CDS encoding helix-turn-helix domain-containing protein, producing MTELGKVLKEARESKGLTLDDLQQITKIQKRYLVGIEEGNYEMMPGKFYVRAFIKQYAEAVGLDPEQLFAEHQTDIPAAVQQEEIPQKLSRVQSKKTLPVQHSKWMEVLPKILIAVFLVAVVAIIYYFVAKAIGNNDDTGTVNQNGDPVRLEQGESTNQEENTNEKEETETEEESNPENAEEESKEPEEAGSAELKVTSANGKNTTYELSNTDEFKVSVKSTGETWVSVKNSKGENLFNGVIQNGESQDFDLSDDNQIVMNIGKTPDTEIFVNDEKLEYESELIVQNITIDYTKE from the coding sequence ATGACGGAATTAGGTAAAGTATTAAAGGAAGCCAGAGAGTCTAAAGGATTAACCCTGGATGACCTTCAACAGATAACCAAAATACAAAAGCGTTATCTTGTTGGTATAGAAGAAGGCAATTATGAAATGATGCCGGGCAAATTCTATGTCAGAGCGTTTATTAAACAATATGCTGAAGCAGTTGGATTAGATCCTGAACAGCTTTTTGCGGAGCATCAAACGGATATTCCTGCGGCAGTTCAGCAGGAGGAGATTCCTCAAAAATTATCTAGAGTGCAATCGAAAAAAACATTGCCAGTACAGCATTCAAAGTGGATGGAAGTACTTCCTAAAATTTTGATAGCTGTGTTCCTTGTTGCAGTAGTGGCTATTATTTATTACTTTGTAGCAAAAGCCATTGGTAATAATGATGACACAGGGACAGTTAATCAAAACGGTGACCCTGTAAGACTTGAGCAGGGTGAATCCACAAACCAAGAAGAAAACACCAATGAGAAAGAAGAAACGGAAACAGAAGAAGAAAGTAATCCAGAGAATGCTGAGGAAGAATCTAAAGAGCCGGAAGAAGCAGGTTCTGCTGAGCTGAAAGTGACCTCCGCGAATGGAAAAAATACAACATATGAATTAAGTAATACAGATGAATTTAAGGTATCAGTAAAATCTACCGGCGAGACATGGGTATCTGTTAAAAACTCCAAGGGAGAAAATCTCTTCAATGGGGTGATTCAAAATGGAGAAAGCCAGGATTTTGATCTTTCAGATGATAATCAAATAGTCATGAATATAGGGAAAACTCCAGACACTGAAATTTTTGTTAATGATGAAAAACTGGAGTATGAAAGTGAACTGATTGTTCAAAACATAACGATTGATTACACGAAGGAGTAA
- the ymfI gene encoding elongation factor P 5-aminopentanone reductase, which produces MNGKYALITGASGGIGQAIALRLAAEGWNLYLHYNRNLSGINSLLDQLKPFQIQVKVIQADLSKDGGHQVIIDEINQIDTIILNSGDSHFGLITDITDDRAKQMVSLHITSPFLLTKGLVPKLIQKKDGSIIAITSIWGEVGASCEVLYSMVKGGQNSFIKALAKELAPSGIRVNAISPGAISTPMLNRFDSEELRELEEEIPMGRLGHPKDISGVVSFVLSEDSSYITGQIISVNGGWNT; this is translated from the coding sequence ATGAATGGAAAATATGCACTCATTACGGGTGCTAGTGGAGGAATTGGTCAAGCAATTGCATTACGTTTGGCTGCAGAGGGCTGGAATCTATATCTCCATTATAACCGTAATCTTAGCGGAATTAATTCGCTTTTAGATCAGTTAAAACCATTTCAAATACAGGTGAAAGTAATTCAGGCTGATCTAAGTAAAGATGGCGGACATCAAGTTATAATTGACGAAATTAATCAAATTGATACGATAATACTAAATAGCGGTGACAGTCATTTTGGTTTAATAACAGATATAACCGATGACCGAGCCAAACAGATGGTTTCATTACATATTACATCTCCCTTTTTATTGACTAAAGGACTAGTTCCTAAGTTAATACAAAAAAAAGATGGCAGTATCATTGCCATTACTTCTATTTGGGGAGAAGTGGGTGCTTCCTGTGAAGTTCTTTATTCAATGGTAAAAGGTGGACAGAATTCTTTTATCAAGGCACTTGCGAAGGAGCTTGCACCTTCCGGAATCCGTGTAAATGCTATATCACCCGGTGCAATTTCCACACCTATGCTCAATCGATTCGATTCTGAAGAGCTTAGAGAATTGGAAGAAGAAATCCCAATGGGGCGGCTGGGGCATCCGAAGGATATCTCTGGAGTTGTTTCCTTTGTCCTCTCAGAAGACTCCAGTTATATAACAGGGCAGATTATCAGTGTGAATGGCGGATGGAATACATAA
- a CDS encoding DUF3388 domain-containing protein translates to MDKKEWYFEYEIKINRPGLLGDISSLLGMLSINIVTINGVDEGRRGMLLLAKDNRQIERLESILQTMDTIKVTKLREPKLRDRLAVRHGRYIQRDADDRKTFRFVREDLGLLVDFMAELFKQEGHKLIGIRGMPRVGKTESIVAASVCANKRWLFVSSTLLKQTVRNQLIEDEYNEDNLFILDGIVSTRRANERHWQLVREIMRLDSIKVVEHPDVFVQNSEYTMNDFDYIIELRNDPNEEITYEAVDQQSSLFGGSEFGSFDF, encoded by the coding sequence ATGGACAAGAAGGAATGGTATTTTGAATATGAAATTAAAATTAACCGTCCCGGTTTGTTAGGGGATATTTCTTCTTTGCTAGGAATGCTCTCCATAAATATCGTAACCATCAATGGTGTGGATGAGGGGAGAAGAGGTATGCTTCTCTTGGCGAAGGATAATCGTCAAATTGAACGCCTGGAATCAATTCTGCAAACAATGGATACGATAAAAGTAACTAAACTTAGAGAGCCGAAATTAAGAGATCGGTTAGCAGTCAGACATGGTCGTTATATACAAAGAGATGCAGATGATCGAAAAACATTCCGATTTGTAAGAGAAGATCTTGGGCTTCTAGTTGATTTTATGGCCGAGCTTTTTAAACAGGAAGGCCATAAACTAATTGGAATCAGGGGTATGCCCCGGGTTGGTAAAACTGAATCGATTGTTGCTGCAAGTGTTTGTGCGAATAAGCGGTGGTTATTTGTATCTTCCACCTTATTAAAACAAACCGTTCGAAATCAATTAATTGAAGATGAATACAATGAAGATAACTTATTTATTCTGGATGGGATTGTTTCAACTCGCAGAGCCAATGAAAGGCATTGGCAGCTTGTGCGTGAGATCATGAGACTTGATTCAATTAAAGTTGTTGAACATCCTGATGTGTTTGTACAAAATTCAGAGTATACAATGAACGATTTTGATTATATTATTGAACTACGTAATGACCCGAACGAAGAGATCACATATGAAGCAGTAGACCAACAGTCCTCTTTATTTGGAGGATCCGAATTTGGATCGTTTGATTTTTAG
- the spoVS gene encoding stage V sporulation protein SpoVS: MEILKVSAKSNPNSVAGALAGVLRERGAAEIQAIGAGALNQAVKAVAIARGFVAPSGMDLICIPAFTDILIDGEERTAIKLIIEPR, translated from the coding sequence ATGGAAATATTAAAGGTTTCAGCAAAATCTAATCCCAACTCTGTGGCTGGAGCGCTGGCTGGAGTACTTAGAGAAAGAGGAGCAGCAGAAATCCAAGCAATAGGTGCAGGTGCATTAAACCAAGCAGTAAAAGCCGTAGCGATTGCAAGAGGATTCGTCGCACCCAGCGGGATGGATCTTATATGCATTCCTGCTTTTACAGATATCTTAATTGATGGTGAGGAACGTACCGCCATAAAACTAATTATAGAACCACGGTGA
- the yfmH gene encoding EF-P 5-aminopentanol modification-associated protein YfmH, with amino-acid sequence MEKILFDQLQEELYFEKMDNGLSVYILPKKGFNKTYATFTTKYGSIDNHFKEPGADEYSRVPDGIAHFLEHKLFEKEDGDVFQQFSKQGAAANAFTSFTRTAYLFSSTTDVEKNLETLVDFVQEPYFSDKSVEKEKGIIGQEITMYDDNADWRLYFGIIENLYHNHPVKIDIAGTIESISGITKELLYKCYNAFYHPSNMLLFITGPLDPETIMQQVRDNQAKKNFDKRGEIERKFDAEPANVATKKRSTNMHVQTPKCVVGLKANNPTLQGIDLLKQELSINLFLDMTFGKSSEYYEKLYSEGLIDHSFFYDYTQEYGFGFGMVGSDTDKPDHLEEELKNILFAAREGKIVTEEKLNSIRKKKIGAFLRSLNSPESIANQFTRYAFNDMKLFDVVTVLEALTYDEVNKAVQEFIDEDRMSVFQILPS; translated from the coding sequence ATGGAGAAAATACTATTTGACCAGCTTCAGGAAGAATTATATTTCGAAAAAATGGATAATGGTTTGTCTGTGTACATCCTTCCGAAAAAAGGATTTAATAAGACCTATGCCACTTTTACAACTAAATATGGATCAATCGATAATCATTTTAAAGAGCCCGGTGCAGATGAATATTCCAGGGTCCCGGATGGAATTGCGCACTTCCTAGAGCATAAATTGTTCGAAAAAGAAGATGGTGATGTATTCCAGCAGTTCAGTAAACAAGGTGCAGCGGCCAATGCTTTTACATCCTTTACTCGAACAGCGTACCTTTTTTCCAGTACAACGGATGTAGAGAAAAATTTAGAAACATTAGTTGATTTTGTCCAGGAACCATATTTCTCGGATAAGAGTGTGGAAAAAGAAAAAGGGATTATTGGCCAGGAAATTACCATGTATGATGATAATGCAGATTGGAGATTATATTTCGGTATTATTGAAAATCTATATCATAATCATCCTGTGAAAATTGATATAGCTGGTACCATTGAGTCGATTTCAGGAATAACAAAAGAACTGCTCTATAAGTGCTACAATGCATTTTATCATCCAAGCAACATGCTTCTGTTTATTACAGGGCCATTGGATCCGGAAACAATCATGCAGCAAGTTCGTGACAACCAGGCTAAGAAAAACTTCGATAAACGTGGGGAAATCGAACGGAAATTTGATGCAGAGCCGGCTAATGTCGCTACTAAAAAACGCTCAACCAATATGCATGTCCAGACGCCTAAGTGTGTGGTTGGATTGAAGGCAAATAATCCAACTCTCCAGGGGATTGATTTATTAAAACAAGAGCTATCTATCAACCTCTTTCTGGATATGACTTTTGGAAAAAGCTCCGAGTATTATGAAAAACTATATTCTGAAGGGTTAATTGACCATTCATTCTTTTATGATTATACACAGGAATATGGATTTGGATTTGGAATGGTCGGCAGTGATACAGATAAGCCGGATCATTTAGAGGAAGAATTGAAAAATATTCTTTTTGCGGCCCGCGAAGGAAAAATTGTAACAGAGGAAAAATTAAATTCAATTCGTAAGAAGAAAATTGGTGCCTTCCTCAGGTCATTGAATTCACCTGAATCGATAGCCAATCAATTTACACGATATGCTTTTAATGACATGAAGCTATTTGATGTTGTGACTGTTTTGGAAGCTTTGACCTATGATGAAGTGAATAAAGCAGTACAGGAATTTATAGATGAGGATAGAATGTCAGTATTTCAAATACTTCCATCCTGA
- the rny gene encoding ribonuclease Y, with the protein MDPIAIISILLGLIVGAVVGYLLRRSIAESKISGATNAAEKIIEDAKREADALKKESLLEAKDEIHKLRTDAEKEVRDRRTELQRQENRILQKEENLDRKADSQDKREALLEKKEDSLNQRQQHIEQMESKVDEIIQAQSSELERISSLTREEAKAIILDRVEKELSHDIAIMMKESDNRAKEEADKKAREILSLAIQRCAADHVAETTVSVVNLPNDEMKGRIIGREGRNIRTLETLTGIDLIIDDTPEAVILSGFDPIRRETARLALEKLVQDGRIHPARIEEMVDKARREVDEHIREIGEQTTFEVGVHGLHPDLIKILGRLRYRTSYGQNVLKHSMEVAYLSGLMAAELGQDITLAKRAGLLHDIGKAIDHEVEGSHVEIGVELATKYKEHPVVINSIASHHGDAEPKSIIAILVAAADALSAARPGARSETLENYIRRLEKLEDISESYEGVEKSFAIQAGREVRIIVKPESIDDLEAHRLARDIRKRIEDELDYPGHIKVTVIRETRAVEYAK; encoded by the coding sequence ATGGATCCAATCGCTATCATCTCCATTTTGCTTGGCCTAATTGTTGGTGCAGTTGTTGGCTATTTGTTAAGAAGATCTATAGCTGAATCTAAAATATCCGGCGCAACGAACGCAGCTGAAAAAATTATTGAGGACGCAAAGCGTGAAGCGGACGCCTTGAAAAAGGAATCCCTTCTTGAAGCAAAGGATGAGATTCATAAGCTTCGGACTGATGCTGAAAAGGAAGTTCGTGATCGACGAACTGAATTACAGAGACAGGAAAATCGAATTCTACAAAAAGAAGAGAATCTGGACCGTAAAGCAGACTCTCAAGATAAACGTGAGGCTTTATTGGAGAAGAAAGAAGATTCTCTGAACCAAAGACAACAGCATATTGAACAGATGGAAAGCAAAGTGGACGAGATAATTCAAGCTCAAAGTTCTGAACTTGAACGTATTTCTAGCCTGACTAGAGAAGAAGCAAAAGCCATTATCCTTGATCGTGTTGAGAAAGAGCTATCACATGATATTGCAATCATGATGAAAGAGAGCGATAACCGAGCGAAGGAAGAAGCAGACAAAAAGGCACGTGAAATCTTGTCACTTGCGATTCAACGTTGTGCAGCAGATCATGTGGCCGAAACGACCGTTTCTGTTGTTAATCTTCCAAATGATGAAATGAAAGGTCGAATTATCGGTCGAGAAGGACGTAATATTCGAACACTTGAAACGTTGACGGGAATCGATTTAATTATTGATGATACACCTGAAGCTGTCATTTTATCTGGATTTGATCCAATTAGACGTGAAACTGCAAGACTTGCCCTTGAAAAGCTTGTTCAGGATGGGCGTATCCATCCGGCTCGTATTGAAGAAATGGTTGATAAAGCAAGAAGGGAAGTCGATGAGCATATCCGTGAAATCGGTGAGCAAACAACATTTGAAGTTGGGGTTCATGGCTTACACCCAGATTTAATAAAAATTCTTGGCCGCTTAAGATACCGTACAAGCTATGGTCAGAATGTGCTTAAACATTCGATGGAAGTAGCTTATTTATCCGGCTTGATGGCAGCAGAACTTGGTCAAGATATTACATTGGCAAAGCGCGCTGGACTATTGCATGATATCGGTAAAGCGATTGACCATGAAGTAGAAGGAAGCCATGTGGAAATAGGAGTGGAACTTGCTACGAAGTACAAGGAACATCCTGTTGTCATTAATAGTATTGCTTCTCACCATGGAGACGCCGAACCAAAATCTATAATTGCCATTCTGGTAGCAGCTGCTGATGCATTATCTGCAGCTAGACCTGGAGCTAGAAGTGAAACGCTTGAAAACTATATTCGTCGCCTTGAAAAACTTGAGGATATTTCTGAATCCTATGAAGGTGTTGAAAAATCATTTGCAATCCAGGCAGGACGAGAAGTTCGTATTATTGTTAAGCCTGAAAGTATTGATGATTTAGAGGCACACCGATTAGCCAGAGATATTAGAAAACGTATTGAAGATGAACTGGACTATCCGGGACATATTAAAGTGACGGTTATTCGTGAGACCAGAGCAGTTGAATATGCAAAATAA
- the pgsA gene encoding CDP-diacylglycerol--glycerol-3-phosphate 3-phosphatidyltransferase, translating to MNLPNKITISRICMIPVFMIIMLPSIDWGTWVINDVELPISHFVGAIIFIIASTTDWIDGYYARKHNLVTTLGKFLDPLADKLLVSAALIILVGYELAPAWIVILIISREFAVTGLRLVLAGEGEVVAANQLGKIKTWTQIIAIAALLLHNLPFAWINFPFADIALYVALFFTLWSGWDYFAKNKHAFLNSK from the coding sequence GTGAATTTACCGAACAAGATAACGATTTCCAGAATTTGCATGATCCCTGTGTTTATGATTATCATGCTTCCATCCATTGATTGGGGAACGTGGGTGATTAACGATGTGGAGTTGCCTATCTCTCATTTTGTTGGAGCTATCATTTTTATCATTGCTTCCACTACTGATTGGATTGATGGATATTATGCTAGAAAACATAATCTGGTCACAACCCTTGGAAAGTTTCTTGATCCGTTGGCAGATAAACTTCTTGTATCTGCAGCATTAATTATCCTTGTAGGATACGAGTTGGCCCCTGCTTGGATTGTTATTTTAATTATCAGCCGTGAATTTGCGGTAACAGGTCTTCGCCTGGTTCTAGCCGGTGAAGGTGAAGTGGTTGCAGCGAATCAATTGGGTAAAATTAAAACATGGACTCAAATCATAGCTATAGCTGCATTACTATTGCATAATCTACCATTTGCGTGGATTAATTTCCCGTTTGCTGATATAGCTCTTTACGTAGCCTTATTCTTTACTCTATGGTCTGGCTGGGATTACTTTGCTAAGAATAAACATGCGTTTTTAAATTCTAAATAA
- a CDS encoding competence/damage-inducible protein A, which produces MNAELIAVGSELLLGQIANTNAQFISKSLAEIGINVYYHTVVGDNPVRLKKAIEIAESRANLIIYTGGLGPTKDDITKEVVAAHIGKTLITDQKAMENIEEYFKKIKRVMTENNRKQALVIGGSEVFPNQNGMAPGMVVSHGDILHILLPGPPSEMQPMHQNFAVPYLLRLMDRVERIDSRVLRFFGIGESQLETDIEDLLDQQSNPTIAPLASDGEVTLRITAKHESIEEADKLLKETEEKILSRVGEYFYGYDDATIMTELINLLKENELTISAAESLTGGMFQEKMTDIQGAGLILKGGIVVYTNEAKEKLLKVEQSTIDQYGVVSEQCAMEMADNIKAMLQSDIGISFTGVAGPDELEGHPVGTVYIGIAISGQKTYAKRLDLGGMREVNRVRSMKYGCHFLIRKLRELYA; this is translated from the coding sequence ATGAATGCAGAATTAATAGCGGTAGGCTCTGAGTTATTACTTGGACAGATTGCAAATACCAATGCTCAGTTTATATCAAAAAGCCTGGCAGAGATAGGTATTAACGTATATTACCATACAGTAGTTGGGGATAATCCTGTACGATTAAAAAAGGCTATTGAAATTGCAGAATCCCGAGCAAATCTCATAATATACACTGGTGGGTTGGGACCAACAAAGGATGATATAACAAAAGAAGTTGTAGCTGCCCATATAGGTAAAACATTAATAACAGACCAAAAAGCTATGGAAAATATTGAAGAATATTTCAAGAAAATAAAACGGGTGATGACAGAAAACAACCGGAAGCAAGCATTGGTTATTGGAGGATCGGAAGTATTCCCTAATCAAAATGGAATGGCTCCCGGAATGGTTGTGTCTCATGGGGATATTCTTCACATTTTATTACCAGGTCCTCCAAGTGAAATGCAGCCAATGCATCAAAATTTTGCAGTTCCTTATCTTTTGAGATTAATGGACAGGGTGGAGCGTATAGATTCCCGAGTCCTCCGTTTCTTTGGTATTGGGGAATCACAGCTTGAAACAGATATAGAAGATTTACTGGATCAGCAAAGTAATCCGACAATAGCGCCTCTTGCCTCAGATGGAGAGGTAACTCTTCGTATTACAGCTAAACATGAATCTATTGAAGAAGCTGACAAACTATTAAAAGAGACAGAAGAAAAAATTCTTTCGCGTGTGGGAGAATATTTTTACGGATATGATGATGCGACTATTATGACTGAACTTATCAATCTTTTAAAAGAAAATGAGCTTACAATATCGGCAGCAGAAAGCTTAACCGGCGGAATGTTTCAGGAAAAAATGACGGATATACAGGGAGCCGGTTTAATCCTTAAGGGCGGTATTGTTGTTTATACCAATGAAGCAAAGGAAAAGCTTTTGAAGGTCGAACAATCAACCATCGACCAATATGGAGTTGTCAGTGAGCAATGTGCTATGGAAATGGCTGATAATATTAAAGCCATGCTCCAATCTGATATTGGGATTAGTTTTACTGGAGTAGCTGGACCAGATGAATTGGAAGGTCATCCGGTAGGGACTGTTTATATCGGTATAGCCATTTCCGGTCAGAAAACGTACGCAAAGAGATTGGACTTAGGCGGTATGCGTGAGGTTAATCGGGTAAGAAGCATGAAGTATGGCTGTCATTTTCTTATCCGAAAGTTGAGAGAGTTATATGCATAA
- a CDS encoding TIGR00282 family metallophosphoesterase, protein MRLLFIGDIVGSPGRAMVKEYLGKLKEKYRPQFVIINGENAAAGRGITQKIYKELLEYGANIITLGNHSWDNRDIFEFIGEAKYLVRPGNFPEGTPGTGLSFVKMNQFELAVINLQGRTFMPALDDPFLCADKLVEEASKRTPFIFVDMHAEATSEKQAMGWYLDGRVSAVVGTHTHVQTADNRILPKGTAYMSDVGMTGPYDGILGMERDAVIKKFLTSLPVRFEVPKEGRAVLSGLIIDLDPKTGKAKKTERILINEDHPFFY, encoded by the coding sequence ATGAGGTTATTATTTATAGGGGATATTGTTGGATCACCTGGAAGAGCAATGGTGAAAGAATATTTAGGGAAGTTAAAGGAAAAATATAGACCGCAGTTTGTCATCATTAATGGAGAAAATGCTGCAGCTGGAAGAGGGATTACCCAAAAAATTTATAAAGAATTACTTGAGTACGGAGCTAATATCATTACACTTGGTAATCATTCCTGGGACAATCGTGATATTTTTGAATTTATAGGAGAAGCAAAATATCTGGTGCGCCCTGGGAATTTTCCGGAGGGAACACCGGGCACGGGACTTTCCTTTGTTAAGATGAATCAGTTTGAATTGGCTGTTATTAACCTGCAGGGCAGAACCTTTATGCCTGCGCTTGATGATCCATTTTTATGTGCAGATAAATTGGTAGAAGAGGCCAGTAAGCGAACGCCATTTATATTTGTTGACATGCATGCTGAAGCAACCAGTGAAAAACAGGCAATGGGATGGTATCTGGATGGACGAGTGTCAGCGGTAGTTGGGACCCATACACATGTCCAAACAGCTGATAACCGAATTCTGCCTAAAGGAACTGCTTACATGTCTGACGTAGGAATGACAGGGCCTTATGATGGTATTCTAGGAATGGAACGCGATGCTGTCATCAAGAAATTCTTAACAAGCCTGCCTGTGAGATTTGAAGTACCAAAAGAGGGAAGAGCTGTACTTAGTGGTTTAATTATTGATTTAGATCCTAAAACGGGCAAAGCGAAAAAAACTGAGAGAATTTTAATTAATGAAGATCATCCATTCTTTTATTAA
- the recA gene encoding recombinase RecA yields MSERQAALDMALKQIEKQFGKGSVMKLGERADRKVSTIPSGSLALDSALGVGGYPRGRIIEIYGPESSGKTTVALHAIAEVQAQGGQAAFIDAEHALDPAYAQKLGVNIDELLLSQPDTGEQALEIAEALVRSGAIDIIVVDSVAALVPKAEIEGEMGDSHMGLQARLMSQALRKLSGSINKSNTIAIFINQIREKIGVMFGNPETTPGGRALKFYSTVRLEVRRAEQLKQGNDIVGNRTKVKVVKNKVAPPFKVAELDIMYGEGISKEGEIIDIGSELDIIEKSGSWYSYNGDRLGQGRENAKLFLKENPDVRDEISIKIRSAYGLNGEAKVVEAAEEMDKFDLPE; encoded by the coding sequence GTGAGTGAACGTCAAGCTGCGCTCGATATGGCGCTAAAACAAATTGAAAAGCAATTTGGTAAAGGTTCAGTAATGAAGCTGGGGGAAAGAGCAGACAGAAAGGTTTCTACCATTCCAAGTGGTTCGCTTGCTCTTGATTCAGCCCTCGGTGTGGGTGGATATCCAAGAGGTAGAATAATTGAGATTTATGGACCGGAGAGTTCCGGTAAAACGACAGTAGCTTTACATGCAATTGCTGAAGTACAGGCACAGGGTGGACAAGCAGCATTTATTGATGCAGAACATGCTTTAGATCCGGCATATGCACAAAAGCTTGGCGTAAATATAGATGAATTATTACTTTCCCAACCAGATACAGGTGAACAGGCATTGGAAATTGCTGAGGCGCTTGTACGAAGTGGTGCAATTGATATTATCGTTGTTGACTCAGTGGCTGCTTTAGTACCAAAAGCTGAGATTGAAGGTGAAATGGGAGATTCTCATATGGGTCTACAAGCCCGTTTAATGTCTCAGGCTCTTCGTAAACTTTCTGGATCCATTAATAAATCTAACACCATAGCAATCTTTATCAACCAAATCCGTGAGAAGATTGGTGTTATGTTTGGTAACCCAGAAACAACTCCAGGTGGTCGTGCTCTTAAGTTCTATTCTACGGTTCGCCTTGAAGTAAGACGTGCAGAACAACTGAAACAGGGAAATGATATTGTAGGGAACAGGACTAAAGTAAAGGTTGTTAAAAATAAAGTGGCTCCACCTTTCAAAGTGGCAGAACTTGATATTATGTATGGTGAGGGTATTTCCAAAGAAGGAGAAATCATCGACATTGGTTCTGAATTGGATATTATTGAAAAGAGTGGGTCTTGGTACTCATATAATGGAGATCGCTTAGGACAGGGAAGAGAGAATGCGAAGCTCTTCTTAAAAGAAAATCCAGATGTTCGGGATGAAATTTCCATTAAAATCCGCTCAGCCTATGGATTAAACGGTGAAGCGAAAGTGGTTGAAGCAGCAGAGGAAATGGATAAATTTGATTTACCTGAATAA